The following proteins are co-located in the Massilia litorea genome:
- a CDS encoding SAM-dependent methyltransferase yields MPGTLYLIPNTLGPTDAAPGALSHVLPGQVQALTSQLSYFVAENAKTARAFLKLVAIDHPLAKPLQEIRIAELNVNTPAAALTQLLEPLLAGEDAGLVSEAGVPAVADPGADLVRLAHQHGVTVRPLVGPSSLLLAVMASGLNGQSFAFNGYLPTDAAARTKRIRELEARSRGEKQTQLLIETPYRNGQMLEALVASCQPGTLVCVATDLSLPTESVRTLTAAKWKAQLASGKMPEFHKKPTVFLFLGQ; encoded by the coding sequence ATGCCCGGCACCCTTTACCTGATTCCGAACACCCTTGGTCCAACCGACGCCGCACCCGGCGCCCTCTCCCACGTCCTGCCCGGCCAGGTGCAGGCGCTTACCTCGCAACTGAGCTATTTCGTCGCCGAAAACGCGAAGACGGCGCGCGCCTTCCTCAAGCTGGTCGCGATCGATCATCCGCTGGCGAAACCGCTGCAGGAAATCCGCATTGCCGAACTGAACGTCAACACGCCGGCCGCTGCATTAACGCAATTGCTCGAGCCCTTACTGGCGGGCGAAGATGCGGGACTGGTTTCGGAAGCCGGCGTGCCGGCCGTGGCCGACCCCGGCGCCGATCTCGTGCGCCTGGCGCACCAGCATGGGGTGACGGTGCGGCCGCTGGTGGGGCCCTCCTCCCTGCTGCTGGCCGTCATGGCGAGCGGGCTGAACGGACAGAGCTTCGCCTTCAACGGCTACCTCCCGACCGATGCGGCGGCGCGCACCAAGCGCATCCGCGAACTGGAAGCGCGCTCGCGGGGTGAAAAGCAGACGCAGTTGCTGATCGAGACGCCGTATCGCAACGGGCAAATGCTGGAAGCGCTGGTGGCGAGTTGCCAGCCGGGAACGCTGGTGTGCGTGGCGACGGATTTGTCGCTGCCGACGGAATCGGTGCGCACACTGACGGCGGCGAAGTGGAAAGCGCAGCTGGCGAGCGGGAAGATGCCGGAGTTTCACAAGAAGCCGACGGTGTTCCTGTTTCTCGGCCAGTAA
- a CDS encoding EAL and HDOD domain-containing protein, whose product MLAKARPVSTIPADEFFLARQPILGRDQHMVAYELLFRAAGEHDDARLTDGAAATAAVISHASQLGLEQVVGNNLAFVNVDEVVLMDDYVRFLPPHKVILEILETVKPTEPLLARVAELKELGFKFALDDVIDHSEEVEKLLGLVDVVKIDLQGVAPEALGHLCASLRTSGKKLLAEKVETQQEFRLCMELGFDYFQGYYFARPVILSGRKITPSELVILHLLELINSDADDATIETAVKRDPLISLNLLRLVNSRAAGPERRIESVAEALTQLGRKQLRRWLQILMFAAPGSQVELASPLLQLATTRGKLLELMSLEVYPLDVSGAERAFTVGIMSLADALFSMPMADILDNVELASDVRAALLERAGDLGAMLDVVERLEKADTGRCFTQALRRLGLTSKQVREIELAAFDWVSELVHDAA is encoded by the coding sequence ATGCTTGCCAAAGCAAGGCCGGTATCGACGATACCGGCCGACGAATTTTTCCTGGCGCGCCAGCCCATTCTGGGACGCGACCAGCATATGGTTGCTTACGAGCTGCTCTTTCGTGCAGCAGGCGAGCACGACGACGCACGTCTGACCGACGGCGCGGCGGCCACCGCTGCGGTCATCTCTCACGCTTCCCAGCTCGGACTTGAGCAAGTTGTTGGTAATAATCTGGCATTCGTCAACGTCGACGAAGTGGTCCTGATGGACGACTATGTCCGTTTCCTGCCGCCACATAAGGTTATCCTCGAAATTCTCGAAACCGTCAAGCCGACAGAGCCGTTGCTGGCCCGTGTGGCCGAGCTCAAGGAACTCGGGTTCAAGTTCGCGCTCGACGACGTCATCGACCATAGCGAAGAGGTCGAGAAGCTGCTCGGACTGGTCGATGTGGTGAAGATCGATTTGCAGGGCGTCGCGCCCGAGGCCTTGGGCCACCTGTGCGCGTCGCTGCGCACGAGCGGCAAGAAGCTGCTCGCGGAAAAGGTCGAGACCCAGCAGGAATTCCGCCTGTGCATGGAGCTCGGCTTCGACTACTTCCAGGGATATTATTTTGCGCGCCCGGTGATCCTCAGCGGACGCAAGATCACGCCCTCGGAACTGGTGATCCTGCACCTGCTCGAACTGATCAATTCCGACGCCGACGATGCGACGATCGAAACCGCCGTCAAGCGCGACCCGCTGATCAGCCTGAACCTGCTGCGCCTGGTGAACAGCCGCGCCGCCGGCCCCGAGCGCCGCATCGAATCCGTCGCCGAGGCGCTGACCCAGCTCGGCCGCAAACAATTGCGGCGCTGGCTGCAGATCCTGATGTTCGCTGCGCCCGGTAGCCAGGTCGAGCTCGCTTCGCCCCTGCTGCAACTGGCCACCACGCGCGGCAAGCTGCTCGAGCTGATGTCGCTGGAGGTCTACCCGCTCGATGTGAGCGGCGCCGAACGCGCCTTCACGGTCGGCATCATGTCGCTGGCCGACGCCCTGTTCTCGATGCCGATGGCCGACATCCTGGACAACGTCGAACTCGCCAGCGACGTGCGCGCCGCGTTGCTGGAGCGGGCAGGGGACCTGGGCGCCATGCTCGACGTCGTCGAGCGCCTGGAAAAAGCGGATACGGGGCGCTGCTTTACCCAGGCCCTGCGCCGGCTCGGGCTGACCTCGAAGCAGGTGCGCGAGATCGAGCTGGCTGCCTTCGACTGGGTGAGCGAGCTGGTGCACGACGCGGCGTGA